One window of uncultured Trichococcus sp. genomic DNA carries:
- a CDS encoding ABC transporter permease, with protein sequence MIPIIGRNIKIFFRDKANVFFSLLAVLIIIGLYVFFLGKNLTSALGDSVGAQYVMDSWIMSGVISVSGVTTTMGAFAVMIDDRANKILKDFTVSPIRSSRLAGAYILSSVVVGFIMSLVTFVLAEAYIFLNGGELLAPLAILKMLGLILLTVLTSSAMVYFLTSFFQSQNAFATASTILGTIIGFLAGVYVPIGQFSDSVQTIIKLFPMTYSASLMRQVMMEEPLDISFEGAPVEALDAFKLMMGHTIRFGESAVTPFISILILIGTALVLYGLSILNISRKAK encoded by the coding sequence ATGATACCGATCATTGGGCGCAACATCAAAATATTTTTCAGGGACAAGGCGAATGTCTTCTTTTCCCTGTTGGCGGTGCTGATCATCATCGGACTCTACGTCTTTTTCTTGGGTAAAAATTTGACGAGCGCTTTGGGGGATTCGGTAGGCGCGCAGTACGTCATGGACAGTTGGATCATGTCCGGTGTCATTTCGGTTTCCGGGGTCACGACGACCATGGGGGCATTCGCCGTCATGATCGATGACCGGGCCAATAAAATATTGAAGGACTTTACGGTCTCGCCGATCCGTTCGAGCAGGTTGGCGGGAGCCTATATCCTGAGTTCGGTGGTGGTTGGCTTCATCATGAGTCTTGTTACGTTCGTGTTGGCGGAAGCGTACATCTTCCTCAACGGAGGGGAGTTGCTGGCTCCGCTTGCCATTCTGAAGATGCTCGGCCTGATTCTGCTCACCGTGTTGACGAGCAGTGCGATGGTCTATTTCCTGACTTCCTTCTTCCAAAGCCAGAACGCTTTCGCGACTGCCAGCACAATCCTTGGCACCATCATCGGCTTCCTTGCCGGGGTTTATGTGCCTATCGGACAGTTCTCGGATAGTGTACAGACAATCATTAAACTGTTCCCGATGACCTATTCGGCTTCCTTGATGCGGCAAGTGATGATGGAGGAACCTTTGGATATCTCATTTGAAGGCGCTCCGGTTGAAGCGTTGGATGCCTTCAAACTGATGATGGGCCATACCATCCGCTTCGGGGAATCCGCAGTGACGCCCTTCATCAGCATCCTGATTCTGATCGGTACAGCGCTGGTGCTTTACGGCTTGTCCATCCTGAACATCTCCAGAAAAGCGAAATAA
- a CDS encoding ABC transporter ATP-binding protein has translation MGKIIEVKGLSKRFGDVQAVKNIDFHVNTGQLFAFLGPNGAGKSTTIDIICTLLQADSGEVRINGYTLGKDDFAIRSDIGVVFQTNLLDKLLTVKENLEVRGSFYGLSKADWESAFLRATEAAGVTEFLDRPYGKLSGGQKRRADIARALINTPKILFLDEPTTGLDPQTRKNVWDTIRKLQAEHGMTIFLTTHYMEEAASADYVVIIDEGEIIAEGTPDALRERYSSDVLKMRTEAVTEVSRILDAHQAQYELQQDLFRVKLAKTLDALPILEQCKPYLTYFEVVAGSMDDAFIAITGKQVQE, from the coding sequence TTGGGAAAAATCATTGAAGTCAAAGGCTTATCAAAGCGTTTCGGAGATGTGCAGGCGGTCAAGAACATCGATTTCCATGTGAATACCGGCCAGCTTTTTGCGTTTTTGGGTCCGAACGGAGCAGGCAAGTCAACGACGATCGATATCATCTGCACGCTGCTGCAGGCGGACAGCGGGGAAGTCAGGATCAACGGGTATACTTTGGGAAAGGATGACTTTGCGATCCGCTCTGATATAGGCGTCGTCTTCCAAACGAACTTGTTGGACAAACTGCTGACCGTTAAGGAAAATCTTGAGGTGAGAGGAAGCTTTTACGGATTGTCCAAAGCTGATTGGGAATCGGCATTCCTCCGAGCGACCGAGGCTGCCGGGGTAACGGAATTTTTGGACAGGCCGTACGGAAAGTTGTCCGGGGGCCAGAAGCGGCGAGCGGATATCGCACGGGCTTTGATCAATACGCCAAAGATTCTCTTTTTGGATGAGCCGACGACCGGATTGGATCCCCAAACCCGCAAAAATGTTTGGGACACGATTCGGAAACTGCAGGCCGAGCACGGGATGACGATTTTTCTGACGACGCATTACATGGAGGAGGCAGCCAGCGCAGATTATGTCGTCATCATCGATGAAGGAGAAATCATTGCGGAAGGGACCCCGGATGCGCTGCGGGAAAGGTACAGTTCGGATGTATTGAAGATGCGGACAGAAGCCGTTACCGAAGTGAGCCGCATTTTGGATGCTCATCAAGCGCAGTATGAGCTGCAACAAGATCTTTTTCGTGTGAAATTAGCCAAAACATTGGATGCGCTGCCCATTCTGGAGCAGTGCAAACCTTACCTGACTTATTTTGAAGTGGTGGCGGGTTCCATGGATGATGCCTTTATTGCGATAACAGGAAAGCAGGTGCAGGAATGA
- a CDS encoding metal-sensitive transcriptional regulator: protein MNQYNKNIINRIKRAEGQMRGILAMMEDGKNCSDVVTQLSAVRSSIDRAMGIIVAENLVSCVNDQEKDGMSKEESVQQAINLLVKSR, encoded by the coding sequence GTGAACCAATACAACAAAAATATAATCAACCGCATTAAGCGTGCGGAAGGACAGATGCGCGGCATACTTGCCATGATGGAAGACGGAAAGAACTGTTCCGACGTCGTGACGCAATTGTCCGCGGTCCGATCCAGCATCGACCGCGCAATGGGCATCATCGTCGCGGAAAATCTGGTTTCCTGTGTGAATGACCAGGAGAAGGATGGCATGTCCAAGGAAGAAAGCGTCCAACAAGCCATCAATCTGTTGGTGAAGAGCAGATAG
- a CDS encoding rhodanese-like domain-containing protein has translation MYQSITMPEFEQLWKKTPVKLVDVREADEYAHAHVEGAISMPLSGLEDTVDQLDKDENYYVMCLSGARSMAACQYLASKGYKVTNVMGGISAWRGEVV, from the coding sequence ATGTATCAATCAATTACAATGCCGGAATTCGAACAATTATGGAAAAAAACGCCTGTCAAACTAGTGGACGTACGTGAAGCAGATGAATATGCACATGCGCACGTCGAAGGTGCCATCTCTATGCCTTTGAGCGGTTTAGAAGACACTGTAGATCAATTGGATAAGGATGAAAATTACTATGTTATGTGCCTGAGCGGTGCGCGCTCAATGGCAGCTTGCCAATATCTTGCTTCAAAGGGCTACAAAGTAACGAACGTAATGGGAGGCATTTCGGCCTGGAGGGGTGAAGTTGTGTGA
- a CDS encoding FAD-dependent oxidoreductase: protein MKIVIIGGVAGGMSAATRLRRLNEDAEIIVLEKGPFVSFANCGLPYYVSGDIQERGDLLVQTPEQLRARFDLDVRPFSEAIAIDPDKKEVTVRSKEGEYQLAYDKVILSPGAKPFVPPAEGLSEAKNIFTMRNVPDVDAVTGFILEHKPKKAVVIGAGFIGLEMAESLAHRGLAVTIVEKAPHVLPPFDEEMAAYLADELEANGVTLYTGVAATAFQNEGKTIVLENGVTLESDLTIMSVGVQPENSLAISAGIETGMRGGILVDENYETSKKDIYAVGDAIIVKQQITGEDTMIALASPANRQGRQVADVISGLNRKNKGSIGTAIVRVFGLAGGSTGLNERQLQLSGKEYAVVHIQGKSHAGYYPNASAIVLKLIFHPKTGEIYGAQAIGADGIDKRIDIIATAIKGNLTVHDLPELEFTYAPPFGSAKDPVNMAGYAAMNIIEGVSESIQWYELEKMQEAGYQLLDVRGEGEIARLGALNGAINIPVDDLRARIGELSKETPIIVSCQSGLRSYIAERVLKQNGFNVKNLDGAFSLYATVRPEKVVK, encoded by the coding sequence ATGAAAATTGTTATTATCGGTGGAGTGGCAGGCGGTATGTCCGCTGCAACACGTTTGAGAAGATTGAATGAAGATGCAGAAATTATCGTATTGGAAAAAGGACCTTTCGTTTCCTTTGCGAACTGCGGCTTGCCTTACTATGTTTCAGGCGATATCCAAGAACGCGGCGATCTCTTGGTCCAAACCCCAGAGCAACTGCGTGCACGTTTTGACTTGGATGTCCGTCCTTTCAGCGAAGCGATCGCAATCGATCCGGATAAAAAAGAAGTGACAGTCCGTTCAAAAGAGGGCGAATACCAACTCGCTTACGATAAAGTCATTTTATCTCCAGGTGCGAAACCATTCGTACCACCGGCTGAAGGTCTGTCCGAAGCCAAAAACATCTTTACGATGCGCAATGTACCGGATGTGGATGCTGTCACAGGTTTCATCCTTGAGCATAAACCGAAAAAAGCAGTCGTCATCGGAGCGGGCTTCATCGGTCTTGAGATGGCTGAGAGCTTAGCACACCGTGGTTTGGCTGTGACGATCGTCGAAAAAGCACCGCATGTCTTGCCTCCTTTCGATGAAGAGATGGCCGCTTACTTAGCGGATGAATTGGAAGCAAATGGCGTGACACTGTATACAGGAGTTGCGGCCACAGCTTTCCAGAATGAAGGCAAAACTATCGTGCTGGAAAACGGCGTGACATTGGAAAGCGACTTGACCATCATGTCAGTTGGTGTCCAACCTGAGAACAGCCTGGCAATCTCTGCGGGCATCGAAACAGGCATGCGCGGGGGTATCCTCGTCGATGAAAACTATGAAACAAGCAAAAAAGATATCTATGCAGTCGGTGACGCAATCATCGTGAAGCAACAGATCACCGGTGAAGATACCATGATTGCTTTGGCTTCGCCTGCGAACCGCCAAGGCCGCCAAGTTGCTGACGTCATCAGCGGATTGAACAGAAAAAATAAAGGCAGCATCGGAACCGCAATTGTGCGTGTATTCGGCTTAGCCGGTGGTTCCACTGGTTTGAATGAACGCCAATTGCAGTTGTCAGGAAAAGAGTATGCAGTTGTACATATCCAAGGAAAAAGCCATGCCGGCTACTACCCGAATGCATCTGCAATCGTCCTGAAATTGATTTTCCATCCGAAAACCGGTGAAATTTACGGAGCGCAAGCTATCGGGGCAGATGGCATAGATAAACGTATCGATATCATCGCTACAGCAATCAAAGGGAATTTGACGGTCCATGATTTGCCGGAATTGGAATTCACTTACGCTCCTCCGTTCGGTTCAGCCAAAGATCCGGTCAACATGGCCGGATACGCAGCCATGAACATCATCGAAGGCGTTTCTGAATCCATCCAATGGTATGAATTGGAAAAGATGCAGGAAGCTGGCTATCAACTGTTGGACGTCCGCGGTGAGGGCGAAATCGCTAGACTAGGTGCATTGAATGGCGCCATCAACATCCCAGTCGACGATTTGCGCGCACGTATCGGAGAATTATCGAAAGAAACACCGATCATCGTCAGCTGCCAAAGCGGCTTACGCAGCTATATAGCAGAACGTGTATTGAAGCAAAATGGATTTAATGTCAAAAATTTAGATGGTGCATTCAGTCTGTATGCAACCGTCAGACCAGAAAAGGTGGTAAAATAA
- a CDS encoding rhodanese-like domain-containing protein, with protein MIFNLFNSMPSVSTKELEAKLTEKPQIIDVREPNEFIGGHIPGAKNVPLRKVETYTPKGKVYVICLSGARSKRAATILKSKGYDVVNVKGGMSAWSGPTRGGKL; from the coding sequence ATGATATTTAATTTATTCAACAGTATGCCTTCCGTTTCCACAAAGGAATTGGAAGCCAAATTAACCGAGAAACCACAAATAATCGATGTCCGTGAACCGAACGAATTCATCGGAGGACATATTCCGGGAGCAAAAAATGTTCCGTTGAGAAAAGTGGAAACATATACCCCTAAGGGTAAAGTTTATGTGATTTGCCTATCAGGTGCTCGCAGCAAACGTGCAGCGACTATCTTAAAATCCAAAGGCTACGATGTAGTCAATGTCAAAGGCGGCATGTCCGCATGGTCAGGCCCTACAAGAGGAGGAAAACTATGA
- a CDS encoding aminotransferase class I/II-fold pyridoxal phosphate-dependent enzyme yields the protein MRNPINAKVREIKPSGIRRFFDIANEIPGVISLGVGEPDFDTPWIVRDEGMYTLQKGRTFYTANAGLAELRQEICRYLERRYNLHYSPEDETVVTVGGSEAIDLALRAMLDPGDEVVYAEPCYVSYLPCIVLADGVPVAIPLQEKNQFRLTKEELEAAITPKTKVLILSYPNNPTGAVMTKEDLEAIAEVIIANDLFVITDEIYSELSYNGDHVSIASLPGMKERTVYINGFSKGFAMTGWRLGYATAPPVIMEQMIKIHQFAIMAAPTTSQYAGIVALRSCDDNVAEMRESYNQRRRYLMKVLKDLGLPCFVPYGAFYIFPNITEFGLTSEEFATRLVQEEKVAVVPGSAFGESGEGFIRISYAYSIEELKEAFGHIKSFIERLRAENRSNQ from the coding sequence ATGAGAAATCCGATAAATGCTAAGGTGCGGGAAATCAAACCTTCCGGCATCCGGAGATTTTTTGATATTGCGAATGAGATACCCGGAGTGATTTCGTTGGGGGTAGGCGAGCCCGACTTTGACACCCCTTGGATTGTGCGTGATGAAGGCATGTATACCCTCCAAAAAGGGCGTACTTTCTACACGGCAAATGCCGGGTTGGCCGAACTGCGCCAGGAAATTTGCCGATATCTGGAACGTCGCTACAATCTGCACTATTCTCCCGAGGATGAAACTGTTGTTACGGTGGGCGGAAGTGAGGCCATCGATTTGGCGTTGCGTGCCATGCTGGATCCGGGTGACGAAGTCGTCTATGCGGAACCGTGCTATGTTTCTTATCTCCCGTGCATCGTGCTGGCTGATGGGGTTCCGGTCGCCATCCCGTTGCAGGAGAAGAACCAATTCCGTTTGACGAAAGAAGAACTGGAAGCGGCGATCACTCCGAAAACAAAAGTACTGATCCTTTCTTATCCCAACAACCCAACCGGCGCCGTTATGACCAAAGAGGACCTGGAAGCAATCGCTGAAGTCATCATCGCAAACGACCTGTTCGTCATCACTGATGAAATCTATAGTGAACTTTCATACAATGGAGATCACGTCAGCATCGCCTCTTTACCGGGAATGAAGGAACGGACCGTATACATCAACGGGTTCTCGAAAGGGTTCGCGATGACCGGTTGGCGTTTGGGCTACGCAACTGCTCCGCCGGTCATTATGGAGCAGATGATCAAAATCCATCAATTCGCCATCATGGCCGCACCTACGACTAGCCAATACGCCGGCATCGTTGCGTTGAGAAGCTGCGACGACAACGTTGCCGAGATGCGCGAAAGCTACAATCAACGCCGTCGTTATTTAATGAAAGTCCTGAAAGACTTGGGATTGCCATGTTTTGTTCCTTATGGAGCCTTTTATATCTTCCCGAACATAACCGAATTCGGTTTGACTTCGGAAGAGTTCGCTACCCGTTTGGTCCAAGAAGAGAAAGTGGCTGTTGTGCCCGGATCGGCCTTCGGAGAGAGCGGAGAGGGCTTTATCCGCATTTCTTACGCCTATTCCATCGAAGAACTGAAAGAAGCCTTTGGACACATAAAAAGCTTTATCGAACGCCTACGTGCAGAGAATAGAAGCAATCAATAA
- a CDS encoding Lrp/AsnC family transcriptional regulator: MNNELKEKILKIIEKNNKLTDEEVAVMLGVDTEEVAIAVKELEADKIICGYHTLINWDKTGDDEVSAIIELRVNPQRGSGFDRIAEKVYQFPEVETVFLMSGGFDFMVQLKKAPMKEIALFVAKRLSVIDEVQSTTTHFVLKRYKDHGTLFVDEGDDKRMVLTP, translated from the coding sequence ATGAATAACGAATTGAAGGAAAAGATTCTGAAGATTATTGAAAAGAACAACAAATTGACTGATGAAGAAGTGGCGGTCATGTTGGGTGTTGACACAGAAGAAGTGGCAATTGCCGTGAAGGAGTTGGAAGCGGACAAAATCATCTGTGGCTACCATACTTTGATCAATTGGGACAAGACCGGTGATGACGAAGTTTCTGCTATCATCGAATTGCGCGTAAATCCGCAAAGAGGATCTGGATTCGATCGTATCGCGGAAAAAGTCTACCAATTCCCGGAAGTGGAGACCGTTTTCCTGATGTCCGGCGGGTTCGATTTTATGGTGCAACTGAAGAAAGCCCCGATGAAGGAGATTGCGCTGTTTGTCGCAAAACGCCTTTCTGTCATCGATGAAGTACAATCAACCACTACTCATTTCGTATTGAAACGTTATAAAGATCACGGCACGTTGTTCGTGGATGAGGGTGACGACAAACGGATGGTGCTTACTCCATGA
- a CDS encoding glycoside hydrolase family 3 N-terminal domain-containing protein, translated as MRVDLTTKPYNLDAEGIKWVKDTIAGMSVEEKIGQLFINMGSERTEEYLTGVLNNYHIGGVRYNPGMAEEVYEQNKILQENSKIPLLIAANTEAGGNGACKDGTYVGVEVKIAATNDTKYAYEMGRVSGVEAAAIGCNWSFAPIVDINRNWRNPIIATRTWSGDVDKTIAMSLAYMKGIQESGIAPAAKHFPGDGIDERDQHLSFSVNPYSTEEWDATFGKVYGTLFDAGLPSIMAGHISLPEYVKHFNPEATVQEQILPATLNKYILTDLLRDKMGFNGLVVTDASHMVAMTSAMKRQDMLPTAIAAGSDLFLFFNDPDEDFQWMLDGYNNGVITDERLEEALTRILGTKAALGLHKKAKTEILPAKEDAMAKIGLPENKAIAVEVADKAITLVKNNQNIFPISPDKTKRVLLVNVEGHKGGFGAMIGGEAVRPVDTLKGILEAEGFEVSIWESTEERINKLPEEERAAAVANVYAQKRPIKDLIAAYDLVINVASVQPNTDQRIQWPASKGTPDIPFYVHEIPTIFISVQAPNHLADVPQVQTYINTYDSKDFTLQALVNKMVGRSEFTGVSPVDAFCGFLDTRY; from the coding sequence ATGAGAGTCGATTTAACTACTAAACCTTATAACTTGGATGCCGAGGGAATCAAGTGGGTCAAAGATACGATTGCAGGCATGTCTGTCGAAGAGAAAATCGGGCAACTGTTTATTAATATGGGTTCAGAACGCACGGAGGAATATTTGACGGGCGTATTGAACAACTACCATATCGGGGGAGTCCGCTACAATCCTGGCATGGCAGAAGAAGTATATGAGCAAAACAAAATTCTGCAGGAAAACAGCAAAATACCATTATTGATCGCTGCCAACACGGAAGCAGGCGGAAACGGTGCTTGTAAAGACGGCACGTATGTCGGTGTTGAAGTGAAAATCGCAGCTACAAACGATACGAAGTACGCCTATGAAATGGGCCGCGTTTCCGGTGTCGAAGCTGCTGCTATCGGCTGCAACTGGAGTTTCGCTCCGATCGTGGACATCAACCGCAACTGGCGCAACCCGATCATCGCAACCCGCACTTGGAGCGGCGATGTGGACAAAACCATCGCCATGTCATTGGCATACATGAAAGGAATCCAGGAGAGCGGCATCGCACCAGCTGCAAAACACTTCCCTGGAGACGGAATCGACGAACGCGATCAGCATCTATCTTTCAGCGTAAACCCATACTCCACCGAAGAATGGGATGCTACTTTCGGAAAAGTGTACGGCACCTTGTTCGATGCCGGCTTGCCTTCCATCATGGCAGGTCACATCTCCTTGCCTGAATACGTTAAACACTTCAACCCTGAAGCAACTGTTCAAGAACAAATCTTGCCGGCTACTTTGAACAAATACATCCTGACAGACTTATTGCGCGACAAAATGGGCTTCAACGGCTTGGTTGTTACCGATGCCAGCCATATGGTTGCGATGACTTCTGCTATGAAACGCCAAGATATGCTGCCGACAGCTATCGCAGCAGGTTCCGACTTGTTCTTGTTCTTCAACGATCCGGACGAAGATTTCCAATGGATGTTGGACGGCTACAACAACGGCGTCATCACGGACGAGCGTCTGGAAGAAGCTTTGACGCGCATCTTGGGCACAAAAGCTGCTTTAGGTCTGCACAAAAAAGCGAAAACAGAAATCTTGCCGGCTAAAGAAGACGCGATGGCTAAAATCGGCTTGCCGGAAAACAAAGCAATCGCAGTTGAGGTTGCCGACAAAGCGATCACTCTGGTCAAAAACAACCAAAACATCTTCCCGATTTCACCAGATAAAACGAAACGTGTCCTGTTGGTCAACGTTGAGGGCCATAAAGGCGGATTCGGCGCAATGATCGGCGGCGAAGCGGTTCGCCCTGTCGACACATTGAAAGGCATCCTGGAAGCAGAAGGCTTTGAAGTTTCCATCTGGGAATCCACGGAAGAACGGATCAACAAATTACCGGAAGAGGAAAGAGCCGCTGCCGTCGCGAACGTGTACGCTCAAAAACGTCCGATCAAAGATTTGATTGCGGCCTACGATTTGGTCATCAACGTAGCTTCGGTACAACCGAATACAGATCAACGCATCCAATGGCCAGCTTCAAAAGGAACACCGGACATTCCGTTCTATGTCCATGAAATCCCTACAATCTTTATTTCTGTACAGGCACCGAACCACTTGGCTGACGTGCCGCAAGTACAAACATACATCAACACATACGATTCGAAAGACTTCACTTTGCAAGCCCTGGTCAACAAAATGGTCGGACGCTCCGAATTCACTGGTGTTTCTCCAGTTGATGCATTCTGCGGATTCTTGGATACGCGTTATTAA
- a CDS encoding cytochrome b5 domain-containing protein, giving the protein MRTFTLEELSQYNGKDGQPGYVAVDGIVYDVTNVEAWKDGEHKMGLTAGNELSEEINQSPHGKQVLEGLPIVGEFVE; this is encoded by the coding sequence ATGCGGACCTTCACGCTCGAAGAACTCAGCCAATACAACGGCAAGGACGGCCAGCCTGGTTATGTTGCCGTCGACGGAATCGTCTATGACGTCACAAATGTGGAAGCTTGGAAAGACGGAGAACACAAGATGGGATTGACTGCCGGCAATGAACTGTCGGAAGAAATCAACCAGTCGCCTCACGGCAAGCAAGTGCTTGAGGGGCTGCCGATCGTCGGTGAGTTTGTGGAGTGA
- a CDS encoding ferredoxin reductase family protein translates to MNRKLMRMLIVAAYILLPVFIAAVSLRNRSFLSAGPPFLGIVSYSWLLTGVIIASRPRFIEHYFSLDKLNRFHAIMAIVALSIGVTHKLWVTALWGWAYRYSTIFGDLAIIFFLTIAVLSALIMTNWFGRKKIVKTAKTTIKKYPIANYEKMKVIHNFNILAAAFLAVHVLTMTVIVQGDYLAAAVFGGYFALAFGLYINHKFLKPARLKKNLYTVTATKPEKGNVLEVHLKPDKGEAFAYQAGQFVFLRLYDAQYSSEEHPFSLISAPQDRDEVALAIKDSGDYTHRIQTLQPGIKASIEGPYGGMWHVQEGMHDKTVSLVMFAGGIGITPMLGILENSARLQFPNRTALIWSLKNQDEYGFTEKLQALKDTLPDFRLVPFFANESGFLDEGKIEKILQDNEIRFEAAEYLLCGPPPFMNAVEAVLLKKGVPKDRIHYETFGL, encoded by the coding sequence ATGAACAGAAAACTTATGCGCATGCTGATTGTTGCCGCTTATATCCTTCTCCCTGTATTTATCGCTGCAGTCTCCCTCAGGAACAGGAGCTTCCTTTCCGCAGGACCGCCTTTTCTGGGGATTGTGTCCTATTCTTGGCTTTTGACGGGCGTTATCATCGCATCCCGCCCTAGATTCATCGAACACTACTTCAGCCTGGACAAGCTGAACCGATTCCATGCCATCATGGCTATTGTCGCCTTATCGATTGGGGTTACCCATAAATTATGGGTAACGGCTCTCTGGGGCTGGGCATATCGTTATTCGACCATCTTCGGGGACTTGGCCATCATCTTCTTTTTGACCATCGCCGTCCTTTCTGCCCTCATCATGACGAACTGGTTCGGACGAAAAAAAATCGTCAAAACGGCCAAAACAACCATCAAAAAATATCCCATCGCCAACTACGAGAAGATGAAAGTCATCCATAACTTCAACATCCTCGCCGCCGCTTTTTTGGCTGTCCATGTCTTGACCATGACCGTTATTGTCCAGGGCGACTACCTTGCCGCCGCGGTTTTTGGAGGCTATTTCGCTTTGGCGTTTGGCTTGTACATCAACCACAAATTCCTCAAACCCGCCAGACTCAAAAAAAATCTATACACCGTCACCGCCACAAAACCGGAAAAGGGCAATGTCCTGGAAGTTCATCTGAAGCCTGACAAGGGGGAAGCATTCGCTTATCAAGCCGGGCAGTTTGTCTTCCTGCGCCTCTATGACGCGCAATATTCATCAGAAGAGCATCCTTTTTCGCTGATCAGCGCCCCGCAGGATCGGGATGAAGTCGCACTGGCCATCAAGGACTCGGGGGATTATACGCACCGGATCCAAACGCTACAGCCAGGGATCAAAGCCTCGATTGAAGGCCCATATGGCGGTATGTGGCATGTTCAGGAAGGGATGCATGATAAAACTGTCAGTTTGGTCATGTTTGCGGGAGGCATCGGCATCACGCCGATGCTGGGAATATTGGAAAACAGTGCGCGCCTGCAATTCCCGAACAGAACGGCGCTGATCTGGAGCCTGAAAAATCAGGATGAATATGGATTTACCGAGAAACTCCAAGCGTTGAAGGACACGCTTCCTGATTTCCGTTTGGTGCCATTCTTTGCCAATGAGAGCGGCTTTCTCGATGAAGGGAAAATCGAGAAGATTCTCCAGGACAATGAGATCCGATTTGAGGCTGCCGAGTACTTGTTGTGCGGTCCGCCGCCATTCATGAATGCCGTCGAAGCGGTTTTGCTGAAAAAAGGTGTTCCCAAAGACCGCATCCATTATGAAACTTTTGGTTTATGA
- a CDS encoding hotdog domain-containing protein translates to MDHTKTELTCNQTRNVRTAFVTYNDLNDKDTLFGGEIMSHFDSACGRAVFNFVKRPSFTATVDLVAFIQPVRKNEAIYVEAYVSGCGNTSVEAFAKLIATDVRSGESRICAYAFLTFVITDSSDPDFVMPLIRPDSEEEQLICSGYEERRINNLVKRNQNSRLLSGLSTKQIWDR, encoded by the coding sequence ATGGACCATACAAAAACAGAACTGACATGCAACCAGACGCGGAACGTCCGCACCGCATTCGTGACCTACAACGATTTGAACGATAAAGACACCCTGTTCGGCGGCGAGATTATGTCGCACTTCGACTCAGCCTGCGGCAGGGCCGTTTTCAACTTCGTCAAACGGCCTTCCTTCACTGCGACTGTCGATTTGGTCGCCTTCATCCAGCCCGTCCGGAAAAATGAGGCCATCTACGTGGAGGCTTATGTTTCCGGATGCGGGAACACATCAGTGGAGGCCTTCGCCAAACTGATTGCCACGGATGTGCGCTCTGGCGAAAGCCGCATCTGCGCCTATGCCTTCCTGACTTTCGTCATCACCGACAGCTCGGATCCGGACTTTGTGATGCCGCTGATTCGGCCCGATTCGGAGGAAGAACAGCTCATCTGTTCAGGATACGAGGAACGCAGGATCAACAATCTGGTCAAACGCAACCAGAACAGCCGCCTGCTTTCCGGCCTTTCCACGAAACAGATTTGGGACCGCTGA
- a CDS encoding biotin/lipoyl-containing protein, with protein MQQTVTMPKINPKSDEVIFGIWTKNIGDSIVAGEVLFEVETDKVVSEVESNFNGVLVGTFVKENDAVQTGEAIAIIDIL; from the coding sequence ATGCAGCAAACGGTAACAATGCCGAAAATTAACCCGAAAAGCGATGAAGTCATTTTTGGAATATGGACGAAAAATATTGGAGATTCAATCGTAGCTGGCGAAGTATTATTCGAGGTTGAAACGGATAAGGTCGTCAGCGAAGTCGAGAGTAACTTTAACGGCGTGCTCGTAGGAACCTTTGTCAAAGAAAATGATGCCGTCCAAACCGGTGAAGCTATCGCTATTATCGACATACTCTAA